A DNA window from Gammaproteobacteria bacterium contains the following coding sequences:
- the fliF gene encoding flagellar basal-body MS-ring/collar protein FliF: MAVPAENLPQNPNAAGRTDMATTDLDTRLPVDTMQDYSDEDLTEKPMVARFRALSRRQQMQLVIGVAAAFTVIIAIFMYTTEKNYELLYAGLSQQSSADIVQVLDQEGIPYQLDDKTGEIKVPGDKVHEVRLRLATQGLPQQEGTGFEMLAEQQGFGTSQFMEQARYHKAIEGELARSITAMSSIESARVHLAIPKQSVFIRDRKEPTASVMVKLGRGLSLDESQVAAIVHLVASSIPELKSDNVTVVDERGRMLTKRHMSGDMALSSAQFDFKQKMEEYYIHRIERILTPVVGFEALRAQVDADIDFTMTESTAEKFNPDLPSIRSEQTVREESRGGDVSGVPGALTNQPPGAGEAPETLPADGKGASQAPSKKSDRSTFNYELDKTISHTRKAPGTLKRLSVAVVMDDKVVVGADGSVARATYSPEEIESIRSLVREAVGFSEQRGDSLNIINAAFQISQDIPPAPSGPLWEQPWFIDLAKQGVGVLAVLVIILLVVRPVIRAMTTPEEVEEEEQVQEDEGSQSAEDIHYDPQRPGGLSLEDWAALGVSHEEYQRMLEVLRKMVNEDPRIVAQVVKTWLALDEEED, encoded by the coding sequence ATGGCGGTTCCAGCAGAAAATCTTCCTCAAAATCCCAATGCAGCGGGTCGTACCGATATGGCGACGACGGACCTGGATACGCGCCTGCCTGTCGATACCATGCAGGATTATTCCGATGAGGATTTAACTGAAAAGCCGATGGTGGCGCGTTTTCGCGCCTTATCCCGTCGGCAGCAAATGCAGTTGGTTATCGGTGTCGCGGCGGCCTTCACCGTGATTATTGCCATCTTCATGTATACCACCGAAAAGAATTATGAGTTGCTCTATGCAGGTCTCTCGCAACAATCCAGCGCTGATATCGTGCAGGTGTTAGATCAAGAGGGGATACCGTATCAACTGGATGACAAGACCGGTGAGATAAAAGTGCCGGGGGATAAAGTGCATGAGGTACGTTTGCGTCTTGCGACCCAGGGGCTACCTCAGCAGGAAGGTACTGGCTTTGAGATGTTGGCCGAGCAGCAGGGCTTCGGTACCAGCCAGTTTATGGAGCAGGCACGTTATCACAAGGCGATAGAAGGTGAACTTGCCCGTTCGATCACAGCGATGTCATCAATCGAATCTGCGCGTGTGCATCTTGCCATACCTAAACAGTCTGTGTTTATTCGCGATCGCAAAGAACCAACCGCATCGGTGATGGTGAAACTCGGTCGCGGGCTTTCACTCGATGAAAGTCAGGTTGCAGCGATTGTGCATTTGGTCGCATCAAGCATACCCGAACTCAAATCCGATAATGTTACCGTCGTCGACGAACGCGGACGCATGTTAACTAAGCGACACATGTCAGGTGACATGGCGCTGTCTTCTGCGCAATTCGATTTCAAACAAAAGATGGAAGAGTATTACATTCATCGTATCGAACGGATACTGACGCCGGTCGTTGGTTTCGAGGCATTGCGTGCGCAAGTCGATGCCGACATCGACTTCACCATGACCGAGAGCACCGCCGAAAAATTCAATCCGGATTTGCCTTCGATACGCAGTGAACAAACCGTGCGTGAAGAGAGCCGCGGTGGTGATGTAAGCGGCGTACCGGGTGCTCTGACCAATCAACCGCCGGGCGCGGGCGAGGCTCCCGAGACTTTGCCCGCAGACGGCAAAGGTGCTTCTCAGGCCCCGTCTAAGAAGAGTGATCGTTCCACTTTTAACTATGAATTGGATAAAACCATCAGCCACACGCGCAAGGCGCCGGGCACGCTGAAAAGGCTGTCGGTGGCGGTCGTGATGGACGATAAAGTGGTTGTGGGAGCCGACGGCAGTGTTGCCCGCGCCACCTACTCTCCCGAGGAAATCGAGAGTATTCGGTCACTTGTACGCGAGGCGGTAGGGTTTAGCGAACAGCGTGGCGATAGCCTGAATATCATCAACGCCGCCTTCCAGATCTCCCAGGATATTCCGCCAGCACCGAGTGGTCCGCTGTGGGAACAACCCTGGTTTATCGATCTGGCCAAGCAGGGCGTAGGTGTGTTGGCGGTGCTGGTGATCATCCTGCTGGTAGTGCGTCCGGTAATACGCGCCATGACCACGCCGGAAGAGGTCGAGGAAGAGGAACAAGTTCAAGAGGACGAAGGTTCGCAGTCTGCAGAAGACATCCACTACGACCCTCAACGTCCTGGTGGTTTGAGTCTGGAAGACTGGGCGGCGCTTGGCGTCAGTCACGAGGAATACCAACGTATGCTGGAAGTGCTGCGTAAGATGGTGAACGAAGATCCGCGCATCGTGGCGCAGGTTGTGAAGACCTGGCTGGCGCTGGATGAAGAAGAGGATTAA
- the fliE gene encoding flagellar hook-basal body complex protein FliE, translated as MNDLNMSRMMSDLHRLASQARAQVPHVSTQNAQPVTNDQPPGFGSLFQKAVNEVNNAQQNAATLKKAFEAGVEGVDLPQVMVAKEKASVAFEALLTVRKELLKAYQDVMSMQV; from the coding sequence ATGAATGACTTAAATATGAGCCGCATGATGTCAGATTTGCACCGACTTGCTTCGCAGGCGAGGGCGCAGGTGCCACATGTGTCGACTCAAAACGCACAGCCAGTGACCAATGATCAACCCCCCGGTTTTGGTTCACTGTTTCAGAAAGCAGTTAACGAAGTGAATAACGCGCAACAGAATGCGGCGACGTTGAAGAAAGCCTTTGAAGCCGGCGTCGAAGGTGTGGATTTGCCGCAAGTAATGGTAGCGAAGGAAAAGGCCAGCGTCGCATTCGAGGCCTTGCTCACGGTACGCAAGGAATTACTCAAAGCCTATCAAGATGTGATGAGCATGCAGGTGTAG
- a CDS encoding sigma-54 dependent transcriptional regulator produces MSHTSVLIVEDDASLREALTDTLQIAGYNVLEADNGHAALECLENDNVGMVISDVQMDGMDGHTLLKKMRELHPEIPTVLMTAYGTIQKAVEAMHDGAIDYLVKPFEAEVLVNMVANHVLGQETVDGDMIAEDPKTKEVLALVAKVADSEATVLISGESGTGKEVFAHQIHQMSPRHKGPFVALNCAAIPENMLEAMLFGYEKGAFTGAYKSSPGKFELANGGTLLLDEISEMDIGLQAKLLRVLQEREVERLGGNKLIPLDVRVLATTNRDMKKEVANGRFREDLYYRLNVFPIHLPPLRDRKQDVVPLMQFLLRRHTRSGGPVPELSDAAQQKLMGHSWPGNVRELDNVAQRALILQVNQRIDDEQIMFEPSSMNTSSPSSASAPRPIETDDENSQGQLGDSLRDREHVLILEALKASNGSRKTAAEKLGVSQRTLRYKLARMREDGIEVPSAYGNF; encoded by the coding sequence ATGAGCCACACCAGCGTACTGATCGTAGAAGACGATGCGAGTTTGCGCGAGGCGCTCACCGACACTTTGCAGATCGCAGGTTATAACGTGCTCGAAGCAGACAACGGTCACGCGGCGCTGGAGTGTCTGGAAAACGATAACGTCGGCATGGTGATTAGCGATGTGCAAATGGACGGCATGGATGGTCACACACTGCTGAAAAAAATGCGCGAGCTACATCCGGAAATTCCGACGGTGTTGATGACTGCCTACGGCACTATCCAGAAAGCCGTCGAAGCCATGCACGATGGCGCGATTGATTATTTGGTTAAGCCTTTCGAGGCCGAAGTGCTGGTGAATATGGTTGCCAATCATGTGTTGGGGCAGGAGACTGTCGACGGCGACATGATTGCCGAAGATCCAAAAACAAAAGAGGTTTTGGCACTCGTCGCCAAGGTCGCCGACAGCGAAGCAACGGTGTTGATTTCTGGTGAGAGCGGTACCGGTAAAGAAGTCTTTGCCCATCAGATTCATCAAATGTCGCCGCGGCATAAAGGTCCGTTTGTGGCGCTCAATTGCGCCGCGATTCCGGAAAACATGCTCGAAGCGATGTTGTTCGGATATGAAAAAGGCGCGTTTACCGGCGCATATAAATCCAGCCCGGGTAAGTTTGAACTGGCCAATGGCGGCACACTATTACTCGATGAAATTTCCGAGATGGACATCGGCCTGCAAGCCAAACTCTTGCGTGTGTTACAGGAGCGCGAAGTCGAACGTCTAGGCGGAAATAAACTTATTCCCCTGGATGTGCGCGTACTCGCCACCACCAACCGCGACATGAAAAAGGAAGTCGCCAACGGACGTTTTCGTGAAGACTTGTATTACCGCCTCAATGTCTTTCCTATTCATTTACCGCCGCTGCGTGATCGCAAACAAGACGTGGTGCCATTGATGCAATTTTTACTGCGTCGGCATACGCGCAGTGGTGGACCAGTGCCAGAACTCAGCGATGCTGCACAGCAAAAACTGATGGGGCATAGCTGGCCAGGAAACGTGCGTGAACTGGACAACGTCGCCCAGCGTGCGCTGATTTTGCAGGTCAATCAACGCATCGACGATGAACAAATCATGTTTGAACCTTCGTCGATGAATACTAGCTCGCCCAGCAGTGCAAGCGCGCCAAGGCCCATAGAAACAGACGACGAAAATTCGCAAGGGCAACTCGGTGACAGTCTGCGCGACAGAGAACACGTTTTGATATTGGAGGCCTTAAAGGCGTCCAACGGTAGCCGCAAAACTGCGGCAGAAAAACTCGGCGTCAGTCAGCGCACCTTGCGCTACAAACTGGCGCGCATGCGCGAAGACGGTATCGAAGTCCCCAGCGCCTACGGCAATTTTTAA